TCCAAATGGCAGATCCGTTACACCCAATCGCCAAAGTAGATAATCTAAAAACACGGGAATATCCGCCAGTTGCTAGGACTACAGCATCGGCAGCGAAACGTTTTATCTCCCCCGACATTAAATCTCTTGCGATGACACCTTTTGCTTTTCCTTCAATGATCACTAAATCCAAAATTTCATGTCGTGGCAACATTTCTACTTTTTTTGCTCGGATCATTTTGTATAATTGAGAATAGGCTGCAATTAATAGCTGCTGACCGGTTTGCCCTCGTGCATAGAAAGTTCGTTGTACTTGTACGCCACCAAAACTTCGGTTGACCAAAACTCCCCCGTATTCGCGCGCAAAGGGAACGCCTTGTTGAACAAAATGATCGATTAAAGGCGCAGATAATTCTGCTAATCGATAAGTGTTCGCTTCACGCGACCGGAAATCTCCACCTTTTAAAGTGTCGTAAAACATTCGATAAACACTGTCACCATCGTGCTGATAATTTTTGGCCGCATTAATTCCACCTTGGGCGGCGACGGAATGTGCCCGACGTGCTGAATCCTGATAACAGAAACACTGCACGTAATAACCCAGTTCTGCCAAAGTTGCAGCAGCACCGGCGCCCGCTAATCCTGATCCAACAACAATGATATTTAATTTCTTTCTGTTGGCCGGATTAATGAGTTTGCATTTCGCCTGATAATTTTTCCACTTATCTTCTAACTTTCCTTCCGGAACTTTTGAATTTAATTTCATAATTATTTAGAATAAAAAATGATAGAAATGAAGATTATCTTTTTGATAAATAGTTTCACCTTAATCATCTGATAATAAACTTAAAGATAAGGACAAATTTTGAAAATTCCTTTGCGGGAGAACTAATTAATTACATGATGATGGTACTATTCCCATATAATATTAATCAACAGGTGAATATAACTAAATCCTACATTTAGACATCAAAAGGTTCATTACAGGCATTTTATAGGTGTTTTGTTATTTGTAAATTTGTCTATATAATTAATACTGAAGATGCTCATTTTAAATCAATTATATTTAATACTTTTTAATCTGTTGATGATTGTATAAAATATATATTTAAGTTCAGTATTCTCACATTCTTAACTATTAAAAAAAATAAATTATGAAAACCTCATTTTTAGACTCTATCAAAAATTCAGTAAAACATTGGTACATTCCATTAATCGTAGGAATTTTATTTGTAATTTTAAGTTTCTCAGTTTTTGCCTCGCCTCTAAGTTCTTTATTAGCATTATCTATATTTTTTGCCTTGTCCTTTATTTTTGGCGGTTTGTCCGAAGTATTTTTCTCCATCTCCAACAGAAACACGCTTCCGAACTGGGGTTGGTCTTTGGCCTTCGGAATTTTAACCACGATCGTTGGATTTTTGTTGGTCCTTCAGCCGGGATTGTCGATAAGTGTAATGGCTTTTTATGTCGGCTTTTTGTTACTGTTCCGTTCTGTCGCCTCCATTAGTTTTGCTTTAGATGTAAAAAAATATGGAAGTAAAAATTGGGGGAGTCTTCTAATCTTCGGAATATTGGGTGCTCTGGCTTCTTTATTTCTCATTTGGAATCCACTATTTACAGGAATCGGACTTACTTTTTTAATGGCTGTAAGTATTTTATTCGCCGGATTGTTCAGTATTTTCTTGGCGTTTCAATTACGAAAAATTCATGTCTCAACTAAAGAAATTTCTGTAAGATTAAAAGAACGTTATAATGATTTAATGGCAGAAATTGAAGATGAATTAAACGATTAATTTAAAATTACTTCTATTGATTTATTGATCCACGAGAAGGTGTATATAAAATTTGTTTTTGCAAAATCCGATGATATGAAACATCATTTGAAAAGAAAAAATAGATCATAAACGGAGATGTGACCTTCTCCCACAAAACCGTAACACTTAAAAGCAGAGATTTTTCGATAAAGTAATTAACTTTAATACAAGAAAAATCAAATGAAAAAATCAAGATTTACAGAAAGCCAGATTGTCTTCGCCTTGAAGCAATCCGAAACGGGAGTAAGAGTGGAAGAAGTGTGTCGCAAAATGGGTATCAGCGAGGCAACTTTTTACAATTGGAAAAAAAAATTCGGAGGCTTGGGCATCACGGAACTTCGCCTATTGCGCCAGCTGGAAGAAGAGAACAGCCAGCTCAAAAAGTTGGTAGCTGATTTAAGTTTGGATAAGCAGATTCTTCAGGATGTTCTGAAAAAAAAGTTTTAAAGCCGGTTCAAAGTCGTGAACTGGCGAAAAGGATACAGGATGATTACCCGGTTTCTCAGCGAAGAAGCTGTCGTTTGGTATTTTTACAACCCAGTGTTTATCATTACCAGCCACACCGGAGGGATGACACGGCATTGAGAAACAGACTCATAGAACTTTCCAACATTCGTGTCCGGTATGGCGTGCAGCGTTTACATATTCTTCTGAGACGGGAAGGATGGAAGGACAATCACAAAAGGATCTACAGAATCTATTGTGAGGAAGGTTTGAACCTAAGGAGAAAACGGAACAAAAGAATAAAATCTGCGCGCTCCCGGGTTCCTACCAAGGGCATTGCTTCCAAGTTACACGAGTGCTGGAGCATGGACTTTATGAGCGATGCCCTGTTTGACGGCAAGAAATTCAGGGTCTTAACTTTAGTGGATAATTATAGCCGTAAATCCTTGGTACTTCACACCGGAATTTCCATTAAGGGAGAAGATGTTGCTGAAATATTAAAAAATGTTACCTTTGATCAGCAAGCCTATCCCGAGCGTATTAAGATAGACAACGGACCGGAGTTTATCAGTAAAGCATTGGACAGATGGGCTTATGAAAGGAAAATAGAACTGGAATTCTCCAGGCCGGGAAAGCCTACGGATAATGCATTTATAGAGAGTTTTAACGGATCATTACGGGATGAATGCCTCAATGTGAATTGGTTCTTATCGCTGGAAGATGCACAGCAAAAGCTGGATGTCTGGAAAGAGGATTATAACAGTTACAGACCCCATAGCTCACTGGGAAATTTAACGCCAAACGAGTTCATTGAAAACAGTCAAAAAATGCAAATTTCTCTACTTTAGATTGTTCCATATATCGGGGGTAGGTCAATCAAGAAAAAATTCTACTTTTGAAGTGTACTGAAAATGGGGAGTCTACAACAATGGTACTTTTAGCATAACCCAATAAACCATTTTAAAACGTAATTTCGCTGAAAATAAGCAAGTTAAATATAATTTAAGTATTTTAGACCATTATAGAAACCATTAAACAATCTCCGATTTAGTCCCTGATTTTTGAAGTAGGGACTAAATGTTATGCTTTGGTCTTAATAAAAAAATTCTAAAAAAAATAATTGTAAATACTGTTATATTTTTTGAACTTTTTACGAAAAAAAAATTTAAAAATATTCTTTTTATTATCTTTTTCTTATTCGCAAATGGAGTGGCTTTTCTTGTTTTTAAAAATTAATTGCAATGCGACATTTACTTTTTTTTGGGAGGATAATTTTCTAAAAATTACTTGAATTATATTTTTCTTCGCAACATAAAGAAAGGGCGTGTGAGAAGTCACAGCGTTTATTGTAAAATGATCTGTAAAAATATTATTTTTCAATAATTAGAATGATTGAATATTTAAATTTGTATCAAAATTTATTAATTATAGAAAGAATTCTCAAGTGAATATAAATGAAATATTTTTTTTCGTTTTTTGCATGTTTATTAAATTAAAAGACCCCAAATAAATAATTATTCAGGGCACTTTTTTTATTCGTTCAGATCATTCAGATCTCTAAATTGTCGGTAACAATTACATTCCCGGCCAAACCCCTTCGTAAGCACCGCCTCCGTAATTGATTTTCTCAGCACTGATGACGAATGAGATCAGCATGCTATTGCTGTCGATCGCATCGAAATCTACTTCGTGCTGAATGACGTAACCGTTTTCCCAATTGAGTTTGATCAACGTTCCTTCTTCGTGAGATTTATTGAAAGTTACTTCCCCAACTGTTGGCTTGTATTTTCCGTTCAATAAAGATTCGATGATGTCAGATTTATCCGTTGCTTCAATGGTTACTTTAATGATTGCATTGGATGGATCGGAAGCTACTCTTCCGGAAACATCGGTTGATCTTGCTACACTGTAATTCAGTTTTAATACTTTGGATTCTTCTCCGTTGTTGAACTTTAAGACTGCTCTTGAATTGTTTGCTGCCATGATTTCTATATTTATTTGTTAATATTTTTAAGATTTTGAATTCTGAATCTGTATTCAGAAACCCTAATCTGATACCTTTCTTCATTCAAATATAAAACCGTTTTAGCGGTTAAAATCATCATTTTCAGAAACTTTGAAAATTGTAGTAGTTCCACTACAACTCGTTTTTAGGTCATTATTTTGAGTGCCTTTTTTGTTTCCGCCTTCTATCACTACGTTTCTCCTAACTTCAACAAAGATATTTAAATAGGAATAATGTAACTATTACCCTTAATACCTTATATATTCCCTAAAAATTGTAGTAGTTTTACGATACCGCACGTAAGATATTTAATTTAAATTTGTGTAGTTGGCAAGATCAGTTTTTTGATTTAGGTGGTATCGCAATAAGCAATTCAACATCGAAATTCATCTTACAGCCTCAAAGAATTGTCCTTAGAATAGCATTAATCCTCCAAAAACGAACGTATGGAAAAGAATGGCAACTCCGAAGCAGTTTTCTTTAAACCTCAAAAGTTTACGCCGCAAAACAATGCCGATGGTATCAAAAATAATCATCAGGCAGGAATCAACCGCCTCGTGAAACTTTCGGTGGTCATCGATGGACAGATTATCAAGCACTACAAACATTTTAAACTCACCCAAAGTGCCCGAAAACACCATACTTTCGAGCTGACTTTAGCCCACGACGCGCTTGGCGAGAGACAAAACCATCAGCTCGAACAAGCGAATCGTTTTTTAGGAAATCGACTTACCGTGAAAATCATGCACAAAGACATTGATGACAGTCCGGAGCGGGTTTTTGTGGGCGTGATCACGGGCGTGAGTTTCAGTCAGGATGGCCATAGTTTAGGAAACATTGTGTTGAAAGGATTCAGTCCGACGATTTTATTAGATGCTGCACCACATACTCAGAGTTTTGGGGGTGATAGCTCCGTAAATATGGGAATTATCGCTGATCGTGTGATTAAACAGGGAATTGGAAGTGCCTATGATGTTAGAGTTGATGCCAAAGCTTCTTCTCAAATTTTGTACAGTGCTCAATATGAGGAAACGCATTATAATTACCTGGCACGTATGGCAGAAGCTTATGGTGAGCAATTCTTTTATGACGGTGAAGTTCTCCATTTTGGAAATATGCCACCTCAGAACAAAGCGATTGAATTGACATTTGGCAGTAATGTCTCCGATATCAATGTTGAATTAAAAGCAGTTCATATAAAACCGAGTTTTTACGGATACAACAGCAGTTCAAATGCGAAATTAACTTCTGGCGAAACGGCTATAAAACATAAAAGCGATTTAGCAAAAACGTCGTATCAAAATAATAATGGAATCTTTAAAACTCCTTCTTTACAAGTTGCTCCCATCAAAGCGAACACCGATATGGATGTGGTGAATTCCCAAACGAGTGCAGCGGGAAGTAAGGCGGTCGAAGTCTTCACTGTTTCAGGTGGAACAACAGTTCCATTTCTTTATCCAGGTTGTGTGGCTGATTTGAAAATGCGCAAATCAGATTCTAATCAAACGAGTTACTTCACCAAAGTCATGATGACTGAAGTGACTCACGAAATCGATACCCTCGGACATTACACGGGAAATTTTGAAGCCATTGCTTCAGATACGGGTTATATGCCGAAACCGGATTTTGTGTCTCCAAAAGCTGAACCTCAAATTGCGACTGTTATCTCCAACACCGATCCTTCAGGACAAGGACGCGTGACTGTTCGCTTCGACTGGCAAATGCACGACACTACCAATTTCATCCGAATGATGTCTCCAGACGCAGGTGGAACTGATCAGGTTTCTCAGAATCGTGGTTATGTTGCCATTCCTGAAGTTGGTGATCAGGTGATGGTAGGTTTTGTCCACAATCATCCGGATCGTCCTTTTGTAATGGGTGGTATGTTTCATGGTGGAGTTGGTCTTGGTGGTGGAGTTAATAATCACATGCGATCTATTCAAACAAAAAGCGGCATCAAAGTTTTAATGAATGATGATGAGAAAAGTGTCACGATTCTCGATCCGAGTGGGAATACTTATTTTATGGATGGGGAGGGAAATATTACCGTGACTGCGCCGAAGAATATGACTTTTAATGCGGGGGAGAATTTAGATATTAATGTGGGCCAGAATATGACGACGAATGTGGGCGCAAACCAATCGGACAGCGTAGGAATGAACAAATCAACAAGCGTTACCATGAACAATACTCAAAGTGTGGGAATGCTTAATATGCTTTCTGTTGGGACAGATTTTATTACCAATGTAGTGGGAAAAATGACGGAGTTTATAACAGGTAATAAGGAAAGTCATACAGAGAAAGATAGAGTAAGAGTAAGCAATGGAAAAATAACAGCTCAAAGTACGGGTAC
This DNA window, taken from Kaistella carnis, encodes the following:
- a CDS encoding HdeD family acid-resistance protein — protein: MKTSFLDSIKNSVKHWYIPLIVGILFVILSFSVFASPLSSLLALSIFFALSFIFGGLSEVFFSISNRNTLPNWGWSLAFGILTTIVGFLLVLQPGLSISVMAFYVGFLLLFRSVASISFALDVKKYGSKNWGSLLIFGILGALASLFLIWNPLFTGIGLTFLMAVSILFAGLFSIFLAFQLRKIHVSTKEISVRLKERYNDLMAEIEDELND
- a CDS encoding IS3 family transposase (programmed frameshift), translated to MKKSRFTESQIVFALKQSETGVRVEEVCRKMGISEATFYNWKKKFGGLGITELRLLRQLEEENSQLKKLVADLSLDKQILQDVLKKKVLKPVQSRELAKRIQDDYPVSQRRSCRLVFLQPSVYHYQPHRRDDTALRNRLIELSNIRVRYGVQRLHILLRREGWKDNHKRIYRIYCEEGLNLRRKRNKRIKSARSRVPTKGIASKLHECWSMDFMSDALFDGKKFRVLTLVDNYSRKSLVLHTGISIKGEDVAEILKNVTFDQQAYPERIKIDNGPEFISKALDRWAYERKIELEFSRPGKPTDNAFIESFNGSLRDECLNVNWFLSLEDAQQKLDVWKEDYNSYRPHSSLGNLTPNEFIENSQKMQISLL
- the tssD gene encoding type VI secretion system tube protein TssD, translating into MAANNSRAVLKFNNGEESKVLKLNYSVARSTDVSGRVASDPSNAIIKVTIEATDKSDIIESLLNGKYKPTVGEVTFNKSHEEGTLIKLNWENGYVIQHEVDFDAIDSNSMLISFVISAEKINYGGGAYEGVWPGM
- a CDS encoding type VI secretion system Vgr family protein; the protein is MEKNGNSEAVFFKPQKFTPQNNADGIKNNHQAGINRLVKLSVVIDGQIIKHYKHFKLTQSARKHHTFELTLAHDALGERQNHQLEQANRFLGNRLTVKIMHKDIDDSPERVFVGVITGVSFSQDGHSLGNIVLKGFSPTILLDAAPHTQSFGGDSSVNMGIIADRVIKQGIGSAYDVRVDAKASSQILYSAQYEETHYNYLARMAEAYGEQFFYDGEVLHFGNMPPQNKAIELTFGSNVSDINVELKAVHIKPSFYGYNSSSNAKLTSGETAIKHKSDLAKTSYQNNNGIFKTPSLQVAPIKANTDMDVVNSQTSAAGSKAVEVFTVSGGTTVPFLYPGCVADLKMRKSDSNQTSYFTKVMMTEVTHEIDTLGHYTGNFEAIASDTGYMPKPDFVSPKAEPQIATVISNTDPSGQGRVTVRFDWQMHDTTNFIRMMSPDAGGTDQVSQNRGYVAIPEVGDQVMVGFVHNHPDRPFVMGGMFHGGVGLGGGVNNHMRSIQTKSGIKVLMNDDEKSVTILDPSGNTYFMDGEGNITVTAPKNMTFNAGENLDINVGQNMTTNVGANQSDSVGMNKSTSVTMNNTQSVGMLNMLSVGTDFITNVVGKMTEFITGNKESHTEKDRVRVSNGKITAQSTGTHEQHSEKEVHNNSAEKSKNH